One window from the genome of Eucalyptus grandis isolate ANBG69807.140 chromosome 7, ASM1654582v1, whole genome shotgun sequence encodes:
- the LOC104453102 gene encoding QWRF motif-containing protein 2 isoform X2, producing the protein MAVAAAISDPPSPGNLASNPPLPSPPSSSSSARAPAKSSLSHGERDGGNGGLNSRRPKSRPVSSRYLSPSPSASAAAAAAAAAATPPPAASGARRFASPVHARSSNSTPSASPAPKRSQSADRRRPTTPNARPVPRPGSPARQGNAAEVSAAARMLIASSKRSLSVSFQGEAFSVPVNKAKEASARKATPERRKATPTRDPNGDQVENSRPGDQHRWPARIRQGNLVPNGNSLTRSLDCSSGAEVRKKLGGFGSGNVLKAMQQSMIVESRRTPFDGRLSLDMGNADKVLPKRSDGNSVRYPSALFCDGTSDTDSVSSGDTSGLQECGVGGIARLKNAPRGIVVSARFWQETNSRMRRLQDPGSPLSSPGSKTASSDKPVQSKRFSADSSLSTSRTMASPIRGSSRPASPSKAWTPLSPSPSKGMSSPSRVRPGSGGLTSSSNFNSSILSFSVEVRRGKMGEDRVVDAHMLRLLYNRYLQWRFVNARVDANSVVQRRNAEKIIWNSWVTISELQHSVTLKRMKLLLLRQKLKLTSILKGQISYLEEWSLLDRDHASSLLGATEALRASTLRLPVIGKAIADVHKLKDAMGSAVDVMQAMASSICSLSLKVEEMNSLLAELVYVTAKEQLSLVQCKDFLSTLTAMQVKDCSLRTHILQKNYLPMT; encoded by the exons ATGGCGGTGGCGGCTGCCATTTCTGACCCACCAAGCCCCGGCAACCTTGCCAGCAACCCACCATTGCCGTCGCCGCCATCTTCGTCTTCTTCGGCCCGGGCGCCTGCAAAATCCTCTCTTTCGCACGGCGAGAGGGACGGCGGCAATGGCGGCCTCAATTCCCGGCGACCCAAATCGCGGCCGGTCTCTTCCAGATACCTCTCCCCTTCCCCTTCGGCTtccgccgcggcggcggcggcggcggcggcggcgacgcccCCGCCGGCTGCTTCCGGTGCTCGCCGATTCGCGTCCCCGGTCCACGCTCGATCCTCCAATTCGACGCCCTCGGCTTCCCCTGCTCCGAAACGGTCGCAGTCCGCGGACCGGAGGCGGCCCACGACGCCGAACGCGAGGCCAGTCCCGCGGCCGGGCTCGCCGGCGCGGCAGGGCAATGCGGCCGAAGTCTCTGCGGCGGCGAGGATGCTGATCGCCTCGTCGAAGAGGAGCTTGTCCGTGTCGTTTCAAGGGGAGGCCTTTTCGGTACCGGTGAACAAGGCCAAGGAAGCTTCGGCGCGGAAAGCGACACCAGAGAGGAGGAAGGCGACTCCGACGAGAGATCCGAATGGAGATCAAGTGGAGAATTCGAGGCCGGGGGATCAgcaccggtggccggcgaggatCCGGCAAGGGAATTTGGTTCCGAATGGCAATTCCTTGACGCGGAGCTTGGACTGTTCGAGCGGGGCGGAGGTTAGGAAGAAGCTGGGTGGGTTTGGATCTGGGAATGTGCTCAAAGCAATGCAGCAATCAATGATTGTGGAGAGTAGAAGGACGCCGTTTGATGGGAGATTAAGCTTGGATATGGGCAATGCAGATAAGGTGCTTCCTAAAAGGTCAGATGGAAATTCAGTGAGATATCCATCGGCTCTTTTCTGTGACGGTACTTCTGATACTGATAGTGTGTCCTCTGGTGACACTTCTGGTCTACAAGAGTGTGGCGTTGGTGGTATTGCCAGGCTGAAGAATGCCCCCCGGGGGATTGTTGTGTCGGCGAGGTTTTGGCAGGAAACTAACAGCAGGATGAGGCGGCTGCAAGATCCTGGCTCGCCATTATCGAGTCCGGGGTCGAAAACAGCATCCTCTGACAAGCCTGTGCAGTCGAAGCGATTTAGTGCTGATAGCTCGCTTTCAACGTCGAGAACGATGGCCTCTCCCATTAGAGGGTCCTCAAGGCCTGCCTCACCAAGTAAAGCATGGACTCCATTGTCGCCTTCCCCATCGAAAGGGATGTCCAGTCCTTCTCGGGTTAGACCGGGTTCTGGCGGCTTGACTAGTAGTTCTAATTTTAATTCTTCGATTCTGAGTTTCTCTGTGGAAGTTCGGAGAGGGAAGATGGGGGAGGATCGTGTTGTTGATGCACATATGCTTAGGCTTCTGTATAACCGCTACTTGCAGTGGCGGTTTGTGAATGCAAGGGTTGATGCTAACTCCGTGGTACAGAGAAGAAATGCTGAG AAAATTATATGGAATTCTTGGGTAACCATCTCAGAACTACAACATTCTGTCACACTTAAAAGGATGAAGTTGTTGCTGCTCAGGcaaaagttgaagctaacatctATCCTAAAGGGACAA ATTTCCTATCTTGAAGAGTGGTCTCTCCTTGATAGAGATCATGCCAGTTCCTTGCTTGGGGCAACCGAAGCTCTGAGAGCAAGCACTCTTCGTCTTCCAGTCATTGGGAAGGCAATT GCCGATGTACACAAGCTGAAGGATGCAATGGGTTCAGCAGTTGATGTGATGCAAGCAATGGCATCCTCAATATGCTCACTTTCATTGAAG GTGGAGGAAATGAACTCGTTGTTGGCTGAACTTGTATATGTCACAGCAAAGGAGCAGCTTTCCCTGGTACAGTGCAAGGACTTCTTGTCCACATTGACTGCTATGCAG GTGAAGGATTGTAGCTTGAGAACACATATATTACAAAAGAATTATCTACCGATGACCTGA
- the LOC104453102 gene encoding QWRF motif-containing protein 2 isoform X1: MAVAAAISDPPSPGNLASNPPLPSPPSSSSSARAPAKSSLSHGERDGGNGGLNSRRPKSRPVSSRYLSPSPSASAAAAAAAAAATPPPAASGARRFASPVHARSSNSTPSASPAPKRSQSADRRRPTTPNARPVPRPGSPARQGNAAEVSAAARMLIASSKRSLSVSFQGEAFSVPVNKAKEASARKATPERRKATPTRDPNGDQVENSRPGDQHRWPARIRQGNLVPNGNSLTRSLDCSSGAEVRKKLGGFGSGNVLKAMQQSMIVESRRTPFDGRLSLDMGNADKVLPKRSDGNSVRYPSALFCDGTSDTDSVSSGDTSGLQECGVGGIARLKNAPRGIVVSARFWQETNSRMRRLQDPGSPLSSPGSKTASSDKPVQSKRFSADSSLSTSRTMASPIRGSSRPASPSKAWTPLSPSPSKGMSSPSRVRPGSGGLTSSSNFNSSILSFSVEVRRGKMGEDRVVDAHMLRLLYNRYLQWRFVNARVDANSVVQRRNAEKIIWNSWVTISELQHSVTLKRMKLLLLRQKLKLTSILKGQISYLEEWSLLDRDHASSLLGATEALRASTLRLPVIGKAIQADVHKLKDAMGSAVDVMQAMASSICSLSLKVEEMNSLLAELVYVTAKEQLSLVQCKDFLSTLTAMQVKDCSLRTHILQKNYLPMT; the protein is encoded by the exons ATGGCGGTGGCGGCTGCCATTTCTGACCCACCAAGCCCCGGCAACCTTGCCAGCAACCCACCATTGCCGTCGCCGCCATCTTCGTCTTCTTCGGCCCGGGCGCCTGCAAAATCCTCTCTTTCGCACGGCGAGAGGGACGGCGGCAATGGCGGCCTCAATTCCCGGCGACCCAAATCGCGGCCGGTCTCTTCCAGATACCTCTCCCCTTCCCCTTCGGCTtccgccgcggcggcggcggcggcggcggcggcgacgcccCCGCCGGCTGCTTCCGGTGCTCGCCGATTCGCGTCCCCGGTCCACGCTCGATCCTCCAATTCGACGCCCTCGGCTTCCCCTGCTCCGAAACGGTCGCAGTCCGCGGACCGGAGGCGGCCCACGACGCCGAACGCGAGGCCAGTCCCGCGGCCGGGCTCGCCGGCGCGGCAGGGCAATGCGGCCGAAGTCTCTGCGGCGGCGAGGATGCTGATCGCCTCGTCGAAGAGGAGCTTGTCCGTGTCGTTTCAAGGGGAGGCCTTTTCGGTACCGGTGAACAAGGCCAAGGAAGCTTCGGCGCGGAAAGCGACACCAGAGAGGAGGAAGGCGACTCCGACGAGAGATCCGAATGGAGATCAAGTGGAGAATTCGAGGCCGGGGGATCAgcaccggtggccggcgaggatCCGGCAAGGGAATTTGGTTCCGAATGGCAATTCCTTGACGCGGAGCTTGGACTGTTCGAGCGGGGCGGAGGTTAGGAAGAAGCTGGGTGGGTTTGGATCTGGGAATGTGCTCAAAGCAATGCAGCAATCAATGATTGTGGAGAGTAGAAGGACGCCGTTTGATGGGAGATTAAGCTTGGATATGGGCAATGCAGATAAGGTGCTTCCTAAAAGGTCAGATGGAAATTCAGTGAGATATCCATCGGCTCTTTTCTGTGACGGTACTTCTGATACTGATAGTGTGTCCTCTGGTGACACTTCTGGTCTACAAGAGTGTGGCGTTGGTGGTATTGCCAGGCTGAAGAATGCCCCCCGGGGGATTGTTGTGTCGGCGAGGTTTTGGCAGGAAACTAACAGCAGGATGAGGCGGCTGCAAGATCCTGGCTCGCCATTATCGAGTCCGGGGTCGAAAACAGCATCCTCTGACAAGCCTGTGCAGTCGAAGCGATTTAGTGCTGATAGCTCGCTTTCAACGTCGAGAACGATGGCCTCTCCCATTAGAGGGTCCTCAAGGCCTGCCTCACCAAGTAAAGCATGGACTCCATTGTCGCCTTCCCCATCGAAAGGGATGTCCAGTCCTTCTCGGGTTAGACCGGGTTCTGGCGGCTTGACTAGTAGTTCTAATTTTAATTCTTCGATTCTGAGTTTCTCTGTGGAAGTTCGGAGAGGGAAGATGGGGGAGGATCGTGTTGTTGATGCACATATGCTTAGGCTTCTGTATAACCGCTACTTGCAGTGGCGGTTTGTGAATGCAAGGGTTGATGCTAACTCCGTGGTACAGAGAAGAAATGCTGAG AAAATTATATGGAATTCTTGGGTAACCATCTCAGAACTACAACATTCTGTCACACTTAAAAGGATGAAGTTGTTGCTGCTCAGGcaaaagttgaagctaacatctATCCTAAAGGGACAA ATTTCCTATCTTGAAGAGTGGTCTCTCCTTGATAGAGATCATGCCAGTTCCTTGCTTGGGGCAACCGAAGCTCTGAGAGCAAGCACTCTTCGTCTTCCAGTCATTGGGAAGGCAATT CAGGCCGATGTACACAAGCTGAAGGATGCAATGGGTTCAGCAGTTGATGTGATGCAAGCAATGGCATCCTCAATATGCTCACTTTCATTGAAG GTGGAGGAAATGAACTCGTTGTTGGCTGAACTTGTATATGTCACAGCAAAGGAGCAGCTTTCCCTGGTACAGTGCAAGGACTTCTTGTCCACATTGACTGCTATGCAG GTGAAGGATTGTAGCTTGAGAACACATATATTACAAAAGAATTATCTACCGATGACCTGA